The Halomicronema hongdechloris C2206 genome includes a window with the following:
- a CDS encoding S-layer homology domain-containing protein: MAAPGWAQSVEFTDVSDDYWARPFIERLADAEIIAGFPNGSFKPNQPVTRAQFAAIVRNAFEQPQIRSATRFSDVSADYWARDAIAEAYRRGFLSGYPNGTFRPEQQIPRVQVLVSLVNGLEFSASGSINEALSLYRDADQIPSYAEDEVAAATESALVVNYPNIDTLRPEQVSTRADVAAFIYQALVAAGRMPALQAGLQASNYIVGYSGAIPTVSGVVRAGTSIELHYPNGDDVDLVVAPGQTVTTTLEVARPLRNQQGQIVIPAGSPVQGRIVPVEIRGASVTAAKFVADSLSVNNRRYSIDAESDAIAATTSVEASTLQGALVTAAAESILASLTGNRNLGSLVEAILTGDSQTTSQSAVIVIDPTQLDLTVESDFTVGN, encoded by the coding sequence ATGGCGGCACCGGGATGGGCCCAATCGGTGGAGTTTACCGATGTCAGTGATGACTATTGGGCGCGGCCGTTCATCGAGCGTCTGGCAGATGCCGAGATCATCGCTGGCTTCCCCAACGGTAGCTTTAAGCCCAATCAACCAGTGACCCGAGCCCAGTTTGCGGCCATTGTACGCAATGCTTTTGAGCAGCCGCAAATCCGCTCGGCTACCCGCTTTAGTGATGTGTCGGCCGACTATTGGGCCCGGGATGCGATCGCAGAAGCCTATCGCCGGGGCTTTCTCTCGGGCTATCCCAATGGCACCTTTCGACCCGAACAGCAAATCCCCCGGGTACAGGTACTCGTCTCTCTAGTGAATGGGCTGGAGTTTAGTGCCAGTGGCTCGATCAACGAGGCCCTCAGCCTCTACCGCGATGCTGACCAGATCCCTAGCTATGCCGAGGATGAAGTAGCGGCGGCCACCGAGTCTGCCCTGGTGGTGAACTACCCCAATATCGACACCTTACGTCCAGAGCAGGTGTCGACCCGGGCCGATGTGGCGGCCTTCATCTACCAAGCCCTAGTAGCTGCAGGGCGGATGCCGGCCCTGCAAGCTGGCCTGCAAGCCAGCAACTACATCGTAGGCTATAGTGGGGCTATCCCCACCGTCTCAGGGGTGGTGCGGGCTGGTACATCAATTGAGCTCCACTATCCCAATGGCGATGATGTGGATCTTGTGGTTGCTCCTGGGCAAACTGTGACCACCACCTTGGAGGTGGCTCGCCCGCTGCGCAATCAGCAGGGGCAGATCGTGATCCCCGCCGGTAGCCCGGTACAAGGACGAATTGTGCCGGTGGAGATCCGCGGGGCCTCGGTGACTGCGGCTAAATTCGTGGCTGATAGCCTGAGCGTGAATAATCGTCGCTACTCCATCGATGCCGAATCAGATGCGATCGCAGCCACTACCTCCGTCGAAGCTAGCACTCTGCAAGGGGCCTTGGTAACGGCTGCCGCCGAGTCCATCCTGGCTTCCCTCACTGGCAACCGTAACTTAGGCAGCCTAGTGGAAGCCATCCTCACCGGAGATAGCCAGACCACGTCCCAAAGTGCGGTGATTGTCATCGACCCTACCCAATTGGATCTCACTGTCGAGTCAGATTTCACCGTAGGGAATTAA
- the rpmI gene encoding 50S ribosomal protein L35 — protein sequence MPKLKTRRAAAKRFRRSGSGKIMRRKAFRNHLLQHKSTDRKARLAKISTVDDSDAPNVEAMLPYL from the coding sequence ATGCCTAAACTAAAGACGCGCCGGGCCGCAGCTAAGCGTTTTCGACGCAGCGGTAGCGGCAAGATCATGCGCCGCAAAGCATTTCGCAACCATCTACTGCAACACAAATCTACCGATCGCAAAGCTCGTCTCGCTAAGATATCGACGGTGGATGACTCTGATGCGCCCAATGTGGAGGCGATGCTGCCCTATCTCTAG
- the rplT gene encoding 50S ribosomal protein L20, with product MARVKRGNVARKRRKKILKLAKGFRGSHSKLFRTANQQVMKALRNAYRDRRRRKRDFRRLWITRINAATRQHGMSYSRFIGQLKQADIHLNRKMLAQMAVLDPEGFAKIVDVASNA from the coding sequence ATGGCACGTGTCAAGCGCGGTAATGTCGCCCGTAAACGCCGCAAAAAGATTCTAAAGTTGGCCAAGGGATTTCGGGGATCTCACTCTAAGTTATTCCGCACGGCTAACCAGCAGGTCATGAAGGCCTTGCGCAATGCCTATCGTGATCGTCGTCGCCGCAAGCGCGATTTTCGGCGATTGTGGATTACTCGCATCAATGCGGCTACCCGACAGCACGGCATGAGTTATAGCCGGTTTATCGGTCAATTGAAGCAGGCGGATATCCATCTTAACCGCAAGATGCTAGCCCAGATGGCCGTACTTGATCCAGAAGGCTTTGCCAAGATCGTTGACGTAGCCAGTAACGCGTAG